In Methanocaldococcus lauensis, a single genomic region encodes these proteins:
- a CDS encoding potassium channel family protein has protein sequence METYKKIELGIFVIILIILIESVILMTVEGWDFFTAFYVAVVTISTVGYGDYTPKTFIGKLSIIIYIFAGVGAVAYTMGTIAEFIIEGHFKKYYRSKKMSDKLKKLKNHYIICGYGRLGRVVADELKKSGIPFVVIDKDEKLLQEAIEKDPSLICIVGDATSDDILKKAGIDRAKGLISVVTSDAENVFITLSAKKLNPNIYIVAKADDQSTLDKLIKAGADRAVCPYIVGGLEIAKIAINPDVVEFIHSLVASQEDIEIRRFVIKNYELDNKSIKDSKIREKTGATILAIKKGNKMITSPTPNTIINVGDIIYAFGTKEQLEKLRKYVEGV, from the coding sequence ATGGAGACTTATAAAAAGATAGAACTTGGGATATTTGTAATTATCTTAATCATATTAATTGAATCAGTAATATTGATGACTGTTGAGGGTTGGGATTTCTTCACAGCTTTTTATGTAGCAGTTGTTACAATATCAACAGTAGGTTATGGAGATTACACTCCAAAAACATTTATTGGAAAGTTATCAATAATTATATACATATTTGCTGGTGTTGGAGCTGTGGCATATACTATGGGAACTATTGCGGAGTTTATTATTGAAGGGCACTTTAAAAAATATTATAGGTCGAAAAAGATGTCTGATAAACTTAAAAAACTTAAAAATCATTATATAATTTGTGGTTATGGAAGATTGGGAAGAGTTGTAGCAGATGAGTTAAAAAAATCAGGAATTCCTTTTGTTGTTATTGATAAAGATGAGAAATTATTGCAAGAGGCTATTGAAAAAGATCCAAGTCTTATATGTATCGTTGGAGATGCAACATCTGATGACATATTAAAAAAGGCAGGGATTGATAGGGCTAAGGGTTTAATATCAGTAGTAACCTCAGACGCTGAAAATGTATTTATTACCTTATCTGCAAAAAAATTAAATCCAAATATTTACATAGTTGCAAAAGCAGATGATCAATCAACCTTAGATAAATTAATAAAAGCAGGGGCTGATAGGGCTGTATGTCCTTATATAGTTGGAGGTTTGGAAATTGCAAAAATAGCCATTAATCCAGATGTTGTTGAATTTATCCATTCATTAGTGGCTTCACAGGAAGATATAGAAATTAGAAGATTTGTTATAAAAAATTATGAACTTGACAATAAATCAATAAAGGATTCAAAAATTAGAGAAAAGACAGGGGCTACAATTTTAGCTATTAAAAAAGGAAATAAGATGATTACAAGTCCAACTCCTAACACAATAATTAACGTTGGAGATATTATATATGCATTTGGAACTAAAGAACAACTTGAAAAATTAAGAAAGTATGTTGAAGGAGTTTAA
- the dadD gene encoding multifunctional 5'-deoxyadenosine/S-adenosyl-L-homocysteine/5'-methylthioadenosine deaminase — MILIKDVYVNGKRQDILIEGNKIKKIGEVKKEDIEDVEIIDGKKKIAIPGLINTHTHIPMTLFRGVADDLPLMEWLNNYIWPMEAKLNEKIVYWGTLLGCIEMIKSGTTTFNDMYFYLEGISKAVDESGMRAVLAYGMIDLFDEERREKELKNAEKYIKYINELNNSRIIPALGPHAPYTCSKELLMKVNELAKKYNVMIHIHMNETLDEIKTVKEKTGMEPFIYLNSFGFFDDVNVVAAHCVHLTEGEIRIIKEKNINVSHNPISNLKLASGIAPIPKLLKEGINVTLGTDGCGSNNNLNLFEEIKITAILHKGVNLNPTVIKAETAFNFATKNGAKALNIKAGEIKEGYLADIVLINMDKPFLYPKENIMSHLVYAFNGFVDDVIIDGKIVMREGKILTVDEEKVYEKAEEMYEILRS, encoded by the coding sequence TTGATATTAATAAAAGATGTTTATGTAAATGGAAAAAGACAGGATATATTAATTGAAGGAAATAAAATAAAAAAGATTGGAGAGGTTAAAAAAGAAGATATTGAGGATGTTGAAATTATTGATGGAAAGAAAAAAATAGCGATTCCTGGTTTAATAAATACTCACACCCATATACCAATGACACTGTTTAGGGGTGTTGCTGACGATTTACCATTAATGGAGTGGTTAAACAATTATATATGGCCAATGGAAGCAAAACTTAACGAAAAAATCGTTTATTGGGGAACATTATTAGGATGTATAGAGATGATTAAAAGCGGAACTACTACATTTAATGATATGTATTTTTACTTAGAGGGGATATCTAAGGCAGTAGATGAAAGTGGAATGAGGGCAGTTTTAGCCTATGGAATGATTGACTTGTTTGATGAAGAAAGAAGAGAAAAAGAGTTAAAAAACGCTGAGAAATATATTAAATATATAAATGAATTAAATAACAGTAGAATAATTCCAGCTTTAGGCCCACATGCCCCATATACTTGCTCTAAAGAATTATTAATGAAGGTTAATGAATTGGCTAAAAAATACAATGTTATGATACACATTCATATGAATGAGACATTAGATGAGATTAAAACAGTTAAAGAGAAAACAGGAATGGAGCCATTTATTTATTTAAATTCATTTGGGTTTTTTGATGATGTAAATGTTGTTGCCGCCCATTGTGTCCATTTAACAGAAGGGGAGATTAGAATAATTAAAGAAAAAAACATAAATGTATCTCATAATCCTATTAGCAACTTAAAGTTAGCCTCTGGAATTGCTCCAATACCTAAACTTTTAAAAGAAGGGATAAATGTTACATTGGGAACTGATGGCTGTGGAAGTAACAATAATTTAAATTTATTTGAGGAGATAAAAATAACTGCTATTTTACATAAAGGAGTTAATTTAAATCCTACTGTAATTAAGGCAGAGACTGCTTTTAATTTTGCTACAAAAAATGGAGCTAAGGCGTTGAATATAAAAGCTGGAGAAATAAAAGAGGGTTATTTAGCTGATATAGTTTTAATAAATATGGATAAACCATTCCTATATCCAAAAGAAAATATTATGTCTCACTTAGTTTATGCATTCAATGGCTTTGTGGATGATGTTATCATAGATGGAAAAATAGTAATGAGAGAGGGTAAAATATTAACTGTTGATGAAGAAAAAGTGTATGAAAAGGCCGAAGAAATGTATGAAATTTTAAGGAGTTAA
- the pstK gene encoding L-seryl-tRNA(Sec) kinase: MLIILVGLPGVGKTTFSKNLAKILSKFNIDVIVLGSDLIRESFPVWKEQYEEFIRKSTQLLIDEALKKYWVIVDDTNYYNSMRRDLINLAKKYNKNYAIIYLKAPLDILIKRNIERGEKIPNEVIKKMYEKFDEPGKKYKWDEPFLTIDTTKNFDLEDIAKKLIEKSKKTPKYEEVEKNNNKHNNILDEIDKKTRKIISEYIKSGKIKKDKIKDIVELRKEFLKKLKKLNNIDFDKAIGEFKETINKNIKNENL, encoded by the coding sequence ATGTTGATAATTTTAGTAGGATTACCAGGAGTAGGAAAAACAACATTCTCAAAAAATTTAGCAAAAATTTTAAGTAAATTTAATATTGATGTTATTGTTTTAGGAAGTGATTTAATTAGAGAGAGTTTTCCAGTGTGGAAAGAACAGTATGAAGAATTTATTAGAAAATCTACTCAACTGTTAATAGATGAGGCATTAAAAAAATACTGGGTTATAGTTGATGATACAAACTATTACAACTCAATGAGGCGAGATTTAATAAATTTAGCAAAAAAATACAATAAAAATTATGCTATAATTTACCTAAAAGCACCCCTTGATATATTAATTAAAAGAAATATTGAGAGAGGAGAAAAGATACCAAATGAAGTTATTAAAAAAATGTATGAAAAGTTTGACGAGCCAGGTAAAAAATATAAGTGGGATGAACCATTTTTAACAATAGATACAACAAAAAACTTTGATTTAGAGGATATTGCTAAAAAATTAATTGAAAAAAGTAAAAAAACTCCAAAATATGAAGAAGTTGAAAAAAATAACAATAAACATAATAATATACTCGATGAAATTGACAAAAAAACGAGAAAAATCATAAGTGAATACATAAAATCTGGTAAAATTAAGAAAGATAAAATTAAGGACATTGTAGAGTTAAGGAAAGAATTTTTAAAAAAATTAAAAAAATTAAACAATATAGATTTTGATAAAGCCATTGGAGAGTTTAAAGAAACAATTAACAAAAATATAAAAAATGAAAACCTTTAA
- the alaS gene encoding alanine--tRNA ligase, whose translation MEHNYKVKLFDELGFVRKKCKKCGQYFWTLDEERETCGDAPCDIYSFIGKPITKKPYTYKEMVNEFINFFKEHGHQPVKRAPVTARRWRDDILLTIASIAVFQPWVTKGIVKPKANPLVIAQPCIRLNDIDNVGRTGRHLTCFTMGGHHAFNREDDFKYWQDETVELCFNFFKKLGIDEKSITFIESWWEGGGNAGPCYEVITHGVELATLVFMQYEKVGDNYKEIPLKIVDTGYGIERFVWASTGEPTIYDAIFKNIVNKLKEDAGVKDIDKEILAKITEVAGLMDVKDVGDLKKLREVVANKINIPVDELDKLIAPYEDIYAIADHTRALAFMLGDGIVPSNVKDGYLVRMLIRKTLRHMDRLNLSIPITEIVAMQLKDLKDLYPELLEMEDYIMEILEIEKKKYRQTIERGKGLVERLIKSKKTIDLDNLIELYDSHGLPPEIVKDVAKSLGKDISIPDNFYTIVAERHENKEETKEKVKLPEVDVEKTELLFYKYPKMKEFEAKILKVVDDYIILDKTAFYPEGGGQKADTGYIIKGDKKFRVIDVQKENDIVYHKIENLNDELKEGDIIRGVIDWDRRLSLMRNHTATHIINAAAQKVLGKHVWQAGSDVDVDKARLDITHYKRISREELKKIERIANEIVLNNYNVKSVFMDRNEAEEKFGFRIYQGGVVPGNVLRIVIIEDENGNIVDVQACGGTHCQNTGEVGFIKIIKTERVQDGVERLIYSSGLSALKAVQDMEDTLEESAEILRCPVEELPKVIKRFFEEWKEQRKKIEELEKKIGELKKFELMNKFETVGDYKVLVEKVDANPKEMLNIADNLATENAIVVLLNDKGNILCKRGENVDINMAELIRYIAKGGGREHLAQGKYEGDVEEIKKKVTEFIKNKQ comes from the coding sequence ATGGAACATAATTACAAAGTAAAATTATTTGATGAATTAGGATTTGTAAGAAAGAAGTGTAAAAAATGTGGGCAATACTTTTGGACTTTAGATGAGGAGAGAGAAACATGTGGGGATGCACCTTGTGATATCTATTCCTTTATAGGAAAGCCAATAACTAAAAAGCCATACACTTACAAAGAAATGGTTAATGAATTTATAAACTTTTTTAAAGAACATGGACATCAACCAGTAAAAAGAGCTCCTGTAACTGCAAGAAGATGGAGAGATGATATTTTATTAACAATAGCTTCTATAGCAGTATTTCAACCATGGGTTACTAAAGGTATAGTGAAGCCAAAAGCTAATCCTTTAGTTATAGCTCAGCCATGTATTAGGTTGAACGATATAGATAACGTTGGAAGAACTGGAAGGCATTTAACATGTTTCACAATGGGAGGTCATCATGCTTTTAATAGAGAAGATGATTTCAAATATTGGCAGGATGAAACTGTTGAGCTTTGTTTTAATTTCTTTAAAAAATTAGGAATTGATGAGAAATCTATAACATTTATTGAAAGCTGGTGGGAAGGAGGAGGGAATGCTGGGCCGTGCTATGAGGTAATAACACATGGAGTAGAATTAGCTACTTTAGTCTTTATGCAGTATGAGAAAGTTGGAGATAATTACAAAGAGATACCATTAAAAATAGTCGATACTGGTTATGGAATTGAGAGATTTGTTTGGGCTTCAACTGGAGAACCAACAATATATGATGCCATATTTAAAAATATTGTTAATAAATTGAAGGAAGATGCTGGAGTTAAGGATATAGATAAGGAGATATTAGCTAAAATTACAGAAGTTGCTGGTTTGATGGATGTTAAAGATGTTGGTGACTTAAAGAAATTGAGAGAAGTTGTAGCAAATAAGATTAATATTCCAGTTGATGAATTGGATAAATTAATAGCTCCTTATGAAGATATTTATGCAATAGCAGACCATACAAGAGCTTTAGCTTTCATGTTAGGAGATGGAATAGTCCCATCAAATGTTAAAGATGGATATTTAGTTAGAATGCTTATAAGGAAAACATTAAGGCACATGGATAGATTAAACCTCTCAATACCAATAACTGAGATTGTTGCAATGCAATTGAAAGATTTGAAAGATTTATATCCAGAATTATTAGAGATGGAAGATTACATTATGGAAATTTTAGAGATAGAGAAGAAAAAGTATAGGCAAACAATTGAGAGGGGTAAAGGATTAGTAGAGAGATTAATAAAGAGTAAAAAAACCATAGATTTAGATAATTTAATTGAGTTGTATGACAGCCATGGATTACCTCCAGAAATAGTTAAAGATGTCGCTAAATCTTTAGGGAAAGATATTAGCATTCCAGATAACTTTTATACTATAGTTGCTGAGAGACATGAGAATAAAGAGGAAACTAAAGAAAAAGTTAAATTGCCAGAAGTTGATGTGGAAAAAACTGAACTCTTATTCTATAAATATCCAAAAATGAAAGAGTTTGAGGCAAAAATATTAAAGGTTGTTGATGATTATATAATCTTAGATAAAACTGCCTTTTATCCAGAGGGAGGGGGGCAGAAGGCAGATACAGGATATATAATAAAAGGAGATAAGAAGTTTAGAGTTATTGATGTGCAGAAAGAAAATGACATTGTATATCATAAAATAGAAAACTTAAATGATGAATTAAAAGAAGGAGATATCATTAGAGGAGTTATTGATTGGGATAGAAGGTTGAGCTTAATGAGAAACCATACAGCTACACACATTATAAATGCAGCGGCACAAAAGGTTTTAGGAAAGCACGTTTGGCAGGCTGGTTCAGATGTTGATGTAGATAAAGCAAGGTTAGATATAACTCACTATAAGAGAATAAGCAGAGAAGAATTAAAAAAGATTGAGAGAATAGCTAATGAAATTGTTCTAAATAACTACAATGTAAAAAGTGTGTTTATGGATAGAAATGAGGCTGAAGAGAAGTTTGGATTTAGAATATATCAGGGAGGGGTAGTTCCAGGAAATGTTTTGAGAATAGTTATTATTGAAGATGAAAATGGAAATATTGTGGATGTTCAAGCATGTGGAGGAACACATTGCCAAAACACTGGAGAAGTTGGATTTATAAAGATAATTAAGACAGAAAGAGTTCAAGATGGTGTAGAGAGGTTGATTTATTCAAGTGGTTTAAGTGCTTTAAAAGCAGTCCAAGATATGGAAGATACTTTAGAGGAGAGTGCTGAAATTTTAAGATGTCCTGTTGAAGAATTGCCAAAGGTTATAAAGAGATTCTTTGAAGAGTGGAAAGAACAAAGAAAGAAGATAGAGGAGTTGGAGAAAAAGATAGGAGAACTTAAGAAATTTGAATTAATGAATAAGTTTGAGACAGTTGGAGATTACAAAGTTTTAGTTGAAAAAGTTGATGCAAATCCAAAGGAAATGTTGAATATAGCTGATAACTTAGCTACTGAAAATGCTATAGTTGTATTATTAAATGATAAGGGCAATATACTATGCAAAAGAGGAGAAAATGTTGATATAAATATGGCTGAACTTATAAGATATATTGCTAAAGGAGGAGGAAGAGAGCATTTAGCTCAAGGAAAATATGAAGGAGATGTAGAGGAGATTAAGAAGAAAGTCACTGAATTCATTAAAAATAAACAATAA
- a CDS encoding DNA cytosine methyltransferase — translation MNVIDLFCGCGGFSKGFLDENFRILGAIENFKPVVKTYLYNIKAPVWMDDIKRIPPKAFDEFIKNEKVDVIIGSPPCEPFTKANKLIKDNPLDRLYKDKIGRLVLYYINYVDYFTQKNDDLIFVMENVPQIKEIKDELKKLFGDIGHRVYFNILKAEDYGNPSKRARMFISNIKLKPKKADKIVVVEEALKDIPKDAKNHEIKKLSKEKIEKISKLKWGEALYRYRGKKKLMFNWYRLHPHKLAPTVKGRSRFVHPYEDRLLTVREQARLMSYPDDFVFFGGRDAQYNQIGESVPPILSKVIAKEIKKRL, via the coding sequence ATAAATGTTATTGATTTATTTTGTGGATGTGGAGGTTTTTCAAAAGGTTTTTTAGATGAAAACTTTAGAATATTAGGAGCTATAGAGAACTTTAAGCCAGTAGTTAAAACTTATTTATACAATATCAAAGCTCCAGTGTGGATGGATGATATAAAGAGGATTCCTCCAAAAGCATTTGATGAATTTATAAAAAATGAGAAAGTTGATGTAATTATCGGCTCTCCTCCATGTGAGCCATTTACAAAAGCAAATAAACTAATTAAAGACAATCCATTAGATAGATTGTATAAAGACAAAATTGGCAGGTTAGTTTTATACTATATTAATTATGTTGATTACTTTACACAAAAAAATGACGATTTAATATTTGTTATGGAAAATGTCCCACAAATTAAAGAAATTAAAGATGAATTAAAAAAGTTGTTTGGAGATATAGGGCATAGGGTTTATTTTAATATATTGAAAGCTGAAGATTATGGAAATCCATCCAAAAGAGCGAGGATGTTTATTTCAAATATAAAATTAAAACCAAAGAAAGCAGATAAAATCGTTGTTGTGGAAGAGGCTTTAAAAGATATTCCAAAAGATGCTAAAAACCATGAAATTAAAAAACTTTCTAAGGAAAAAATAGAAAAAATATCAAAATTAAAGTGGGGAGAGGCGTTATATAGATATAGAGGAAAGAAAAAACTAATGTTTAATTGGTATCGTCTCCATCCTCATAAGTTAGCTCCAACTGTTAAAGGTAGAAGTAGATTTGTTCATCCTTATGAAGATAGATTATTAACTGTAAGAGAACAGGCAAGATTAATGAGCTATCCAGATGATTTTGTATTCTTTGGAGGAAGAGATGCTCAATATAATCAAATTGGAGAAAGTGTTCCACCGATATTGAGTAAGGTAATAGCAAAAGAGATTAAAAAGAGGTTATAA
- a CDS encoding helicase-related protein has product MNIKIQPGCIIKSPKLKEPFIVEMVNNVDDTIKIIGYYINSRELDYFILTPEEFKDIEIILNPLDFKGNPEGVMLAIESLRYQFASLYDPILAVSVSKISPLPFQIDAVYNYILKNPQIRFLLADDPGAGKTIMAGLVIKELKLRGLAERILIVVPGNLIEQWRRELKEKFQEEFVVVNRNAVKNNMDIWRREKQLIASIDFLKQEDIRKVLETVSWDLVIVDEAHKLAAYKFGNKVQRTKRYKVGNILSQNSTHLLFLTATPHKGDQENFRLLLDLLVPGLFTDKEVLLEAIRNNENPIFLRRMKEDLVDLDGKKIFKPRISKTISFNLTNDEMELYNELSKYIRDRYTMLQGNRRNIIFPLIILQRRFASSLYALLKSLKRRKSKLQEFLKNGKFEEYTQITIDDLLELEDEEEKERWKRELEMETIPISIKREQIEEEIKTIDRLIEMTEDLIKSKEETKLKKLKEILEIIKKEHGENEKVLIFTEFKDTLEYLVKTLEDWGYKVTYIHGEMSMDERIKREKEFKDTAQVMVATEAAGEGINLQFCHLLINYDIPWNPNRLEQRIGRVHRYGQKYPVYIFNFVAKNTREGIVLERVLKKLEEIRKALGDKVFDVIGELFNGENLYKALTEIATMSKDPESVLQEEINLETEEIREKAKIILEESLATKHIDLSKIRKLLEEAEANKLSPEYLEIFFIKAMKYLGAKVREKKPHIFSIEKVPRVIREIAKIKGYGEVQRSYKEITFDKKIAESNDNVEFVSFGHPLFEALRHWCYEEFIKDLQRGAIFYDPKNKLHGVIWFFEGEIRDGFNNIAGKTLIAVYDDGEKFEIIDPKIIWDLEPAKDSPNISVDFKRRDNAIIYAHKAADKYKDKLMKERMRQAKIKKKYGEKSLKKLISDIDFKLAEYELLSNEEKKRKALAIKNYEERLNRYKKALKELPEKIKRETSLTAKPPVYIGAIYVLPKGTMGENPEIEEIGMKIAMEYERRHGREPKDVSKENLGYDIYSEGNGERRYIEVKARAKLGDVELTWNEYVTAKRLGDKHWLYVVAYASENPTLYIIRDPANSLKIVEKYEIRFKVPVEEWRKKGLKVDI; this is encoded by the coding sequence ATGAATATAAAAATACAACCAGGTTGTATTATTAAAAGTCCTAAATTAAAAGAACCATTTATTGTTGAAATGGTCAATAATGTTGATGATACTATAAAGATTATTGGATACTATATAAATTCAAGAGAGTTGGATTATTTTATTCTCACACCTGAAGAGTTTAAAGATATTGAGATAATATTAAACCCTCTTGATTTTAAAGGAAATCCTGAAGGAGTTATGCTTGCAATTGAAAGTTTGCGATATCAGTTTGCATCTCTCTATGATCCAATACTTGCAGTTAGTGTATCAAAGATATCTCCATTACCATTTCAAATAGATGCAGTCTATAACTATATCCTTAAAAATCCACAAATAAGATTTTTACTTGCAGATGATCCTGGTGCTGGAAAAACTATAATGGCTGGACTTGTAATAAAAGAACTTAAATTGAGAGGTCTTGCTGAGAGAATACTTATTGTAGTGCCTGGAAATTTGATAGAGCAATGGAGGAGAGAACTTAAAGAAAAATTTCAAGAAGAGTTCGTTGTTGTAAATAGAAATGCAGTTAAAAACAATATGGATATCTGGAGAAGAGAAAAACAGCTAATAGCTTCAATTGATTTTTTAAAACAGGAGGATATTAGAAAAGTTCTTGAAACTGTATCGTGGGACCTTGTAATTGTTGATGAAGCCCATAAACTTGCAGCATATAAATTTGGAAATAAAGTACAACGTACTAAGAGGTATAAAGTTGGAAATATACTTTCTCAGAATTCTACTCATTTACTGTTTCTAACCGCTACTCCTCACAAAGGTGACCAAGAAAACTTTAGATTATTGTTAGATTTACTTGTTCCAGGATTATTTACTGACAAAGAAGTATTACTTGAAGCTATAAGAAATAATGAAAATCCAATATTTCTAAGGCGTATGAAAGAAGATCTTGTTGATTTAGATGGTAAAAAGATATTCAAACCAAGAATATCTAAAACTATATCATTTAACTTAACTAACGATGAAATGGAGCTATACAATGAACTATCCAAATATATAAGAGACAGATATACAATGCTTCAAGGTAATAGAAGGAATATAATATTTCCATTAATAATTCTTCAGAGAAGGTTTGCATCAAGCCTCTACGCTTTGTTAAAATCACTTAAAAGAAGAAAATCTAAATTACAGGAATTTCTTAAAAATGGTAAGTTTGAAGAATATACTCAAATTACTATTGATGATTTGTTAGAATTAGAGGATGAAGAGGAAAAAGAAAGATGGAAAAGAGAATTAGAGATGGAAACAATTCCTATATCAATAAAAAGAGAACAAATTGAGGAAGAAATAAAAACAATAGATAGATTAATTGAAATGACAGAAGATCTAATAAAATCAAAAGAAGAGACGAAACTTAAAAAACTTAAAGAGATTCTTGAAATTATTAAAAAAGAACATGGAGAAAATGAGAAAGTATTGATATTTACAGAGTTTAAAGATACTCTTGAATACCTTGTAAAAACGTTGGAAGATTGGGGATATAAGGTTACATATATTCATGGGGAAATGTCAATGGATGAAAGAATTAAAAGAGAGAAGGAATTTAAAGACACAGCTCAAGTAATGGTTGCAACAGAAGCTGCTGGAGAAGGTATTAATCTACAATTCTGCCATTTGCTTATAAATTACGACATTCCTTGGAATCCAAATAGATTAGAGCAGAGAATAGGGAGAGTACATAGATATGGGCAAAAATATCCAGTCTATATATTTAATTTTGTTGCAAAGAATACAAGAGAAGGGATAGTTCTTGAAAGAGTCCTTAAAAAGTTAGAAGAAATTAGAAAAGCACTTGGAGATAAGGTGTTTGATGTTATTGGAGAACTGTTCAATGGAGAGAACTTATATAAGGCTTTAACTGAGATAGCAACAATGAGTAAAGATCCAGAGAGTGTTCTTCAAGAGGAAATTAATCTTGAAACTGAAGAAATCAGAGAAAAGGCAAAGATAATACTTGAGGAATCTCTTGCAACTAAGCATATTGATTTGTCCAAGATAAGAAAACTTCTTGAAGAGGCAGAGGCTAATAAACTATCTCCAGAGTATCTTGAAATATTCTTTATAAAGGCAATGAAATATTTAGGAGCCAAAGTAAGAGAGAAAAAACCTCATATATTTTCCATTGAAAAAGTGCCAAGAGTTATTAGGGAGATAGCTAAAATAAAAGGATATGGGGAAGTTCAACGCTCTTATAAGGAAATAACGTTTGATAAAAAGATAGCTGAAAGTAATGACAATGTGGAGTTCGTTTCATTTGGGCATCCACTATTTGAAGCATTAAGACATTGGTGTTATGAAGAGTTTATTAAAGACCTTCAGAGAGGAGCAATATTTTATGATCCAAAAAATAAACTTCATGGAGTTATTTGGTTTTTTGAAGGAGAGATTAGAGATGGATTTAATAATATAGCAGGAAAAACACTTATAGCAGTCTATGATGATGGAGAAAAATTTGAAATAATTGACCCAAAAATAATATGGGACTTAGAACCTGCAAAGGACAGTCCAAATATAAGTGTTGATTTTAAACGCAGAGATAATGCAATAATTTATGCACACAAAGCTGCTGATAAATATAAAGATAAACTTATGAAGGAGAGAATGAGGCAAGCAAAGATTAAAAAGAAGTATGGAGAAAAATCATTAAAAAAGCTCATCAGTGATATTGACTTTAAACTTGCAGAATATGAACTTTTAAGTAATGAAGAGAAAAAAAGAAAGGCTTTAGCAATTAAAAATTATGAGGAAAGATTAAACAGATATAAGAAAGCACTTAAAGAACTTCCAGAGAAAATTAAAAGAGAAACTTCTCTAACTGCTAAACCACCTGTATATATTGGTGCAATTTATGTATTGCCAAAAGGGACAATGGGAGAAAATCCTGAAATAGAAGAAATTGGAATGAAAATAGCAATGGAGTATGAAAGAAGACATGGGAGAGAGCCAAAAGATGTTTCTAAGGAAAATCTTGGATATGATATATACTCTGAAGGTAATGGTGAGAGGAGGTACATTGAGGTAAAGGCAAGAGCAAAACTTGGAGATGTTGAACTCACATGGAATGAGTATGTTACTGCAAAGCGTCTTGGAGATAAGCATTGGCTTTATGTTGTTGCGTATGCATCTGAAAATCCAACACTGTATATAATTAGAGATCCAGCAAACTCTTTAAAGATTGTTGAAAAGTATGAGATAAGATTTAAAGTGCCAGTTGAGGAATGGAGAAAAAAAGGATTAAAGGTAGATATTTAA